The DNA sequence GGGGAGGGCTCTGCGATCGCCTCGGAGCGGCGACGTCGTCGCCCGCACTGGAGGAAGAGCCATGACAACCCCGACCCTGACCAGATCCCCTCAATACGTCCGTGCCACGCTCTGTGCGGCGGCCGCCGCGGCCGTCCTGCTCGGCGGCGGCTCCACCTACGCGCTGTGGTCCGATGAGGGCGACGTCGACCTCGACGACACCCCGCAGATCACCGCCGGCGAGTGGGTGTGGGACGTCGACGCCTCGGACATCGAGTGGTGGGACACGTCCGACGGCCTCGACGGCACCGAGTGGCAGTCGGGCGTCGTCGCGCCCGACTGGGAGCCGGCCGGCGACCCCACCTGGGCGAACGAGTGGCGCAGCGACTGGGAGCCCGACCCGGGCGGCTACCCCATCGACATCACCGCCTTCCACATCGTCCCCGGCGACCGCGTCACCGGCCGGTTCACCATCGACGCCGACATCGCCGAGCTCGTCGGCCAGAACCTGCGCGCCACGGTGACCAACGCGATCTTCCAGGACGGCACCGCGACGGCGGACCTGCCGCTCGTCGTCGACGACGTCGCCACCGCGGGCAACGTGGTCACCATCCGGGTCAGCTACCCCGCAGACCCGGCCGACTACGACGACGAGGCCGGCCAGACCTCCTCGGTGAGCCTCGGCACGTACACCGTGACGCTCACCCAAGTCCGCCCGTAGCGCCCACCCGCGCCGGACCCTGGAGGCCCCATGCCTCGCACACGGAGACGTGCGGCGCGCCCGGGCGCGCCGCACGTCACCTGCTCCCGACGGCGCACCCACCCGTGGTTGCGCGCCACCCGTTGCACGGCGGCGGCGTTGCTGTGGACGGCGGTGGCCGCCGTCGTCGGCGTCGCCGTGCTGGTGTTCGTCATCCCGCAGGCGCGCGCCGGCTCGGGCCTGACCATCCTGTCCGGCTCGATGCGCCCGGCCATCGACCCCGGCGACGTCGTCGCCGTACGCGGGATCAAACCCCACCAGGTCTGCGACGGCACGGTCGCGGTCGGCGACGTCGTCACGTTCATGCCGCACACCGACGACGCCGCCCTGGTCACCCACCGCGTCGTCGCGATCCACACCGATCCCGTCGCCCCCGACGGCTACGCCGACCGCACCTACGAGAGCTGCGCGTTCACCACCCGCGGGGACGCCAACACCGTCGACGACGCCACCCTGCCCGCGCGCGCCATGAAGGGCGTGGTCATGTACCGCGTGCCGAAGGTCGGGTACGCCATCAACGCCATCCAGACCCACGGCCACCTCCGCCAGGTCGCCATCGGCGTCTCCGCGGCGCTCGGCCTGGCCGCGGTGTGGTTCGCCGTCGGATGGCGCCGACCGGAGCCCGAGCCCGAGCCCGAGTACTACCTGTGAGAGCGGAAGCGATGCGCTCGATCAGGACGGCGGCCCTCATCGTGGCCGCGGCGGCGGGCGCGGCCGTCGTGCTCGGCACGGGCGCCAGCGACAGCCTCTGGACCCAACAAGCCACGGTCGCCATGCCCAGCGTCACGCTCACGCTCGGCACACCGACGCCCGGGCCGACCTCGCCGCCCCGCTCCGGCACCGCGGAGTGCCGCCTCGACAGCCTGTCCGACATCGGGATCATCTGGCACATCCTGGCGACCATCGAACCGCTGTCGTCCACCTACCGGATCGAACTGCGGACTCCGACGACCCGCTACGCGCTCCCGACCTACTCACTGAGCGGCTACAACTACCACTATCGGCTCTCCGACACCGCCCTGATCAGCGCCGGATGGGTCACCTCCAGCGAGCCGCAGACCGTCGACGTCATTGTGCTCAACGCGGACGGGGACGACGTCGACTCCGTCACCGTGACGCTGGGCGAGGGCACGAACGGGAGGCCGGTCATCCTGGCCTGCACCGGTTGAGCCCGTCGAACCAGCCCGCCTCATGTCCCTCGTATCTCGCGGCGCCCGGATCGGGATCGGAATTGCGAACGAGTCGACTCAAATTGCGACAGAGTGGCCGGGGCCACGTCATCAAGAACGTCAGCCAGACCGCCGATCGATCAGCGCCACCATGCGTCAGATGAGTGCCAGGACGCCTCTCCCGCATCGACTTCCGGCACATTTTCGCGACTGGTCAGCCACGCGACCGCGCGACGATCATCGGCCCAGAATCGCTGCAATTGTGCGACTCCTGAGGCATCCCGGGCACGGCTCAAAGCGCATCGATCGCGCACATGCCCACTGCGCGACAGTTCGAAACCTTGGAAACTCCCAGGCTCGGCAGTAATCGATCATCGAGCGCCCGGGGACTAGCGAATTCCCTTGTCCGAGGTTGACGCTCCAATCGCGGAGGAGAGTTGTCCAGGCGCGCAGCACTCAAGATCCGACTGGCCAATGCGCGCCGAGAGCAGGTGTTTTATGAGCCCCACGACCACCGCCCGAGTCACCCAGTACCGCCGCAAGCGCCGGGTCGCGGCGGTCGTGCTCGTCGGGATGGGGTTGGCCTCGCTCGGGGTTGCCTCGGCCTCGACGTTGAACGTGACAGCAAAGGGCGACCTCGTCGCCTCGGGCGTCGACGCCGAGGTCACGGGGTTCCTGAGTGACAAAGCGAAGGCCTACGTCGAGATCTACTACCCGGACGTCGACGACCAAGAGGAAGGCGAGGCTCTCGCGGATGTCGACACGCTTCTTCCGAAGGTCAGGCTGACAATCACCGACGCGCACAATGTCCCGGAGAGCACCGAGCTTCAGGTGTACTTCTACCAGACCGGCGCCGACGGCACCGAGATCATCGTCGCTCAGGCCGAAGTGGAAGAGGTTACTGAAGCGGGAACCACATTCGATCTCACTCTTGCGGACAGCAACTCAAACGCGCTGATCGAACTCCCGACGTTTGACCGTGTCGCAGTCGTCGCCATCTCTCCCGAGTACACCCGTGGGCCTGTTTCGCCCGAGTAGAACCCAGGAATCGCCCCTCCCGGAGACTGACGCCATGCCCGGCACCCAATCTCACCCTGTTGCCCGCCGCATGTGGCGGGCAACAGGGTGGTGTGCGGCCACCGTGGCCACGCTCGCCGTCGTCGCCGCTCTTTGGCCAGCGCAGTGGGGCGGGTTCCTGAGCCTGACGATCGTCTCTGGCCCATCGATGACGCCCGCCTATCAGTCGGGCGACCTGGTGATCGGTCTGCGGCGTGAGGCCAACATGGGCGACGTCGTCGTCTACCGGCCCGACGGGATCGAGGCCAGCGTGGTGCACCGCGTCGTCAGCGGCGACACCGACTCAGGCTGGGTCACACGCGGCGACCACAACGACTGGGACGACCCGTGGCTCGCGACCTCCGAGAACACCCTCGGAGTGGTGCAGTGGCGTCTGCCCCACGTATCGAGGTTCGTGCCGTCGGGCGGAATGCTCCCGATCGGGATGGCGTGCCTGATCGGCGCCGTGCTGCTCATGCCCGGCCGCGAGGTGACCACCGTGACGACGTCGAGCGACGAGGTCGACGACGCCGCCGAGTACCACATCTGATAGGCCCCCACCCGCGACCGGAGAGGGCTGACCGCGACCCGAGAGGAGCGACACTGATGCCCGCCCTGCGCACGCGCTGGCTCCTCGCGTCCGCCTGCGCCGTCGTCGCGGCACCGCTCGCGGCGCTGGGCAACGCGTCGGCCTCCCACCTCACCGTCGAGGCTCAAGGCAACGCCGTCTGGTCGCGGGCATGGGCGACGACGCCACCTCCGACTCCTTCGCCAACGCCCACCGATCCACTCGCCTGCGAGGCCCCGACCCTCCGGTGGGCATCTGGCGATGCGACATGGCTCCAGCAGGGCTCCAGCGAGATTCAGGTTCACTACACCCTCGGGAGCACGTACAACGAAGCGCTGGCCTTCTGGAGGGGTGAGGCCGAGAACTACACGGTGGTGCTGGTGAGCGCCGAAGGCACGTCGACGCCGCCACGCAGATACGACCACTGGGGCGAGTACGCGGGAGTCCAGGTGCATGCTGGAGACGTCCGCGGCTCGTTCTCAGAATGGGCGCCGCTCGAGAGGACGCCTTATCCGCTCGTCGTGCAGCTACGCCGACCAGACGGGAGCGTCGCAGCCTGCTCGCCGGTCTTCTGGTGGGCTTGGTCGGGCGGCACAGGCGGGGTGTCGGGGAGCGCTCCTGAGGGCTGGGCAAAGCCCAACTGACCGCCGGCCCCAGGTGCTCTCCGAGGCATACCAGGGCACCTCGACCACCCCGCAGACGATGCACACCGTCGCGCTGCCGGAGCGAAAACGACTGAAGCGCGACACCGGGTCCCAGGGCGCGCCAGTCCCTTCGAGCCCCACGTCGCGCTCCCTACGGTTGAGATCAGTGGGAGCCGCCGACAGGTGCCGACAGGCTCCCCCCGCGTGAGGCACGTCGACGGCGCAGGTGATCGCCCACCTCGCGAATCGGCGGCCTCAACGCCTGGAGGGGCGTACGCGGGACTGGCGCAGCACGCTGCGCCGTCGGGCTCAGCAGTCGCCTGGGGCGATGCGCTGCGCCCAAGGCCCACCCCGTCTGTCGGGGCGGGCCCTACAGACCCGCCTGCCTGGTCGTGCCGGCGGCCAGGCAGGCGGCCCCCGGCGGGCGCCCCGTGCGTCACCGCGGGCGCCCGCCACCCTCGTCCGAGCAACCTCACCCGCCGCGTGCGAGCGCACGGTGCGCCATCGAAGTAAGCCGCAATCACCATTCCGTAGGCTGGCCCACAACCTGGAGGCCGGGCTGACGCCCCCTCCCCAGCTCGCCGAGAGCCGCATGAGGAGGCGACCTGTGCAGTCCGTTGCGCCGATCAGCCACCAGCGCCGCGCACGTCGGCGCGGCAGCCTGATCGCCCTGCTGATCGTTGGGATCGTCGCTGTCGGGATCGCCGTCGTGGAACTGACACTCAATCGGGGAGTCGAGGCGGAGCCGGTCGCGACGCCGCCCGCCGTCGTCGCCACGCCGACGCCGTCGCATGAGCCCGTCGAGGAGCCGGAGCCGATCCACGCGGCCACCCCGCTCGAACTCCACATCCCGAGCCTGAGCGTTCACGCCGAGATCGAGGTGTTCACCGACGCGATGGTCGCCGCGGGAGACGGCTGGATCGACCCGACCACCGCCGACATCGTCTCGTGGTGGCAGGGCGGCGGCACGCCGTCGTTCCCGGCCGAGAATACCGTGTACCTCTATGGGCATGTGTCACGACTGCCCGCGGTCTTCAACGACCTGCACACGGTCGAGCCTGGCGCGCTCATCACCGTCATGACAGAGGCCGGGTCGATTGACTACGACGTCGAAAAGGTCCTGGAGCCGATCCTCATGACGGCGCTTCCCGATGACCCACGAGTCAACGCCGCCGTCCCGGGACGGCTCGTCCTCATCGGCTGCTACCGCGAAGAGGACCAGGGCCGACGGCCCACCACCCACAACCTCGTGGTGATCGCCCAGCAGGTTGGGGTCTGAGACCGCCCGCCGCCGGTCGAGTCTGTTGAGACCCGTGGTTTCGACAGGCTCAACCACCAGGTGGTGCGGTCAGCGGCAGCAGGCTCCACCACCGATAGTCCGGCGCGCCATCCTTCGCAGACTCGCGCCACCGAGCGTCGCCGGCGTCGTCGAACTCCCCCGGCTCGGCCAGCCGCCACACCGCCTGGTCCAGCACGGGCGCGTACGCGTCCCCCACGACCTCGACGTCGACGTCGGTCACCTCGACGCGGCCCACCCGGCCACCGTCGAGCGCCTGACGGTAGATCTGCCCGCCGCCGATGACCCACACGGTCTCCCCGCCCGGGGCCTCGGCCGCGAGCGCCAACGCCTCCTCCAGCGACCCGGCGGCGATGGCGCCGTCGTCGGACCACCCCGCCTGGCGGGTGACCACGACATTCGTGCGGCCGGGCAGCGGCCGTGAGCGCGGCGGCAGCGACTCCCACGTGAGGCGCCCCATGACCACGGGATGCCCCGACGTCAGCCGCTTGAACCGCGCGAAGTCCTCAGGCACATGCCACGGGATCGCCCCGGACGCGCCGATGACGGGGCGACCCGCGGCGTCACGCGCCTGGGCCCAGATGAGCGCGATCACCTAGACCGCCACGGGCGCCTTGATCGCCGGGTGGTGCTGGTAGCCGAGCACCTCGACGTCGTCGTACTCGTAGTCAAAGATCGACGCGCGCGGGGCGAGCGCCAGGCGCGGGTAGGGGTACGGCTCGCGTGAGAGCTGCTCGCGCACCTGGTCGAGGTGGTTGTCGTAGATGTGGCAGTCGCCGCCCGTCCAGACGAACTCGCCGACCTCCAGCCCCGTCTGCGCGGCGACCAGGTGGGTCAGCAGCGCGTAGGAGGCGATGTTGAACGGCACGCCCAGGAACAGGTCGGCCGAGCGCTGGTAGAGCTGGCAGCTCAGCCGGCCGTCAGCCACGTAGAACTGGAACAGCAGGTGGCACGGCGGCAGCGCCATATTCGCGATCTCGGCAACGTTCCACGCCGAGACGATCAGACGCCGCGAATCCGGGTTGGCGCGGATCTGCTCGACCACCTGGGCGATCTGGTCCACGTGCGCGCCGTCCGGCGTCGGCCAGGAGCGCCACTGCACGCCGTACACCGGCCCCAACTCGCCCGACGGCGAGGCCCACTCGTCCCAGATCGACACCCCGTGCTCCTGCAGCCAGCGCACGTTCGACTCGCCGCGCAGGAACCACAGCAACTCGTAGACCACCGACTTTAGGTGCACGCGCTTGGTGGTGATGAGCGGGAAGCCCTGCGACAGGTCGTAGCGGATCTGGCGGCCGAACACCGACGTCGTGCCCGTGCCCGTGCGGTCGTCCTTGTGGGCGCCGTTCGCCAGCACGTCGCTCAGCAGGTCCTCGTACGGCGTGGGGGTGACCATGGCGTGGATTCTACTTCCGGGTGGGTGCCGAGTCGTGGCTCCTGCGCGCGCTCAACTGCTCGCGCTTCTACCCCATGCCCGTCTGCTGGGCGATGACGACCGTATTGTGCGTGGTCGGGCGGCGCCCCTGATCTGGCTCTCGGAAGCACCCAATGAGCACGAGCCGACCAGGAATGCTCGCATTGACGCGCTCGTCATAGGGCAAAGCCTGCTTGTCGATCGGCTCAAGGATCTCTTGGACCTCGTAGTCGATCGCGCCTAACTCGGTGACGACCGTGACGACCGTTCCGGGAGTGACCGTGTGCAAGGCGTTGAAAACGGCCTCGAGCCTCGAGACGTGCCCATACAGATACACGGTGTTGTCGGGCTCTGATGACGGCGTGCCGCCCCCCTGCCACCAGGAGACCACGTCCGCCGTCGAGGGATCAATCCAGCCGCCGGCCGCCGCGACCATGGTGTCCGTGTACACCTCGATGGGAGCGTCGACACCGATGGAGGGAATGAGCACTCGAGTCGGGGTCGCTGCAGGGACAACCGACCGCTCGGGCTCGGGCTCGGGATCGGGTTCTGGCTCGGGATCGGGCGTCGGAGCCGCGACGGGCGGTGTTGGCTGTGCGACCTCCACCTCACGCTCGCGCCATGTCTCGCTGGCGCCAGCAGTCGTGAGAACGAGCCCCACCGCCATGAGGAGAAGCGCCAAGAGGCGCGGACGGCCAGCGGGACGTCGGGCGTGCCGCTTGACGGGAAGCGGGGCCATCCTGGCACCCTCCCTTCTCGGAGTTGGCGTGGTTCAGATAGTTCGTACGTCGGAGCGGCCCGACCCCTCGCAAGAAGGGGGCCGAGCCGCTCCGTCGGTGGCTGAGAACGTCAGTTGCTGACCGCGCGGCGGCGGATGACCAGCGCGCCAGCCGCAGTGACGCCGAGGCCCAGGACGACCCACAGCGCGGGCGCGGTCCCTCCCTCGGCGTACCCGGTCGCAGCGCGAGGAACTCGGTTGGCGTCGTTGGCGGGCGCCCCAGCCTCGGGTGCCCCAGCCTGCGGAGCCGCGACCGTGACGTAGCTCCACGCCAGGACGTCGCCAACCTCACCGTTCGGCGCAGGCGAGGTCACCACGACCCGGTGGCTGCCCGACATGTCGGCGGGGATCGGCACGCTGACGGTGCCATCAGCGTTCACGAGGAAGCGGCCCAGGAAGCGCGGCGTCGAGAAGACCCAGACGTCGACCTCCTCGCCGACGCGATCAAGCCCGACGAACAGCGGCGTGGTCTGGCCGGCGGGGATCGTGTTGGCGCCGTTCGTCACCAGGTCCTGTGACTGGGTCGCAGGAGTCAGCGTCTCGGGCGCCGGGGGTGCCGGAGTCGGCTCCGGCGTGCTCGGGCCGGCGGGCGCCTGCCAGGCCGGGTTGTCGATGGTCACAGTCTCGGTCCACTCCCGCTGAGCGGTGCTGGCGCGGACCCAGTCCCATGCGTCGACACTGAAGGCGTAAGCGAACTCTTGAGCCTGTCGCGACTGCGTCGTGTAGCGCTCGGTTGCGGGTGCGGGCGTCACGGTCCAGTCGCCGTACACGGTCGTCGGCGCAGGGCCGCTGTTCGCAGCGGGAGCGACGAAGGATGTCATCTGCCCATTGATGGTCACGGAGGTGACGAGCGACTTCACGTCCGTCCCAGAACCCTGGCGGATGGAGACGGCCAAGACCCGGGTGTCAGGCCCGAACAGCTCGCTGAACGTGGGTGCCCCCGAAGCGACCGGCGCTTCGATTCCTTCCGAGAAGAAGTGGGACAGCGGCTGACGAGTCCTGTCCATCGACACGGTGGGAAGATCGCCGGACCGGAAGACGTTTCCGCCCCACCACAACCCGCTCTCTAGGCCCGCGAAGGTCCCCTTCTCCTGATCGAGTTCGCCGTCCTGCTGGTACGGCTCCCACACGAGGCGAGCGTATGTGACGTTATTGGTCTCATTGGCGACGATGAACTGGAACGACGGCGCCCATGCAGGGCCGGTGCCACTCTGACGAACCGACTCCGCGACCGTGTACGCCAAGCCCGCGAAGCTGGCAAGCTTTGGCTGCGAGGGCTGCGGGAGGTGCAGTTCACCATTCTTCGAGAACCTGAGCCCATCGAGCGTTCGCTCAGGAGCGACCGCTTCCGAGGACCAACCAGGGAATCCCGTAGGAGGTGTCGCAGCTGCCGCTGGAAGCGCAATACCCGTCGCGGCTACGGCCGCGGCCGCGAGTACGGCGAACGCGCGCTTTGGTCTGAACATGATATGTGCTCCTGACGATCCGACCCGAGACCGCTTGGCACCCGGGACCGCCTCGCCCAGGCGTGACCGCGCGGGCGGCGATGGCGCTATCAAATTTAGGAAACGTTTGACAAGGGCCACCGGGCGCTGACTCTCACTGCGCGCCGAACTGACGTCGAATCACCGCATGGCCCCGTCTGGCAGCCACCTGGGCCACGTGTTCACGGCTGGTGGGCGCGAGTGGCGACAGATCAGGCGCAGCGGTGTCGATGCGGGCGATCGCGGCGCCTGCGGGGCTGGCGCTTCGTCTCCGTCTGCACCCTCGCTCGCGACCTCGTCACAGGATCGCGAGCACAACATTCGCCCTGGTCAGATCGGGGAACAGGTGAGAACGCCGAAGACCTGGGCCCGGCGCCACCCGTCACGATCCCCGCTCGGCAAACCGCTCATCGCGCGCCATCCCCATATGCGGACGATCACCCTCAAGATATCGTTTTCGGGCATAGGGGGCGTGGCGCCGGCTTGCGATGGTTGGCGCCACGCATTCCCTGCGCGTCGCGCCGCCCGCTGGGGTCCAGTGCTGGGGTCCAGTTCCCGCGCCCACGCACCGGCCTGCGAGACACACGCTGCGCACGCGCGAGCCGGTGGCAGGATCGCCTCATGACCGAGCAGAACGCGCAGCACTCCCTCGCGTTGGGCGCCGAGCCCGCCGCCGACGACGTCGCCCCCATGAGCCCCGTCCCCACTGACCCGCTGTGGGTCGAGCGCAACGGAACCCGCACGTACACGGGCTTCTCGGGCCGCGGCGCGCGCGTCGACATCGGCCCAGCGAGCGCCGGCGCCGTGTTCACGCCCGGTGAGCTGCTCAAGATCGCGCTCGCCGCGTGCGCGGGCATGAGCAGCGACGTGAAGTTGGCGCGCGCGCTCGGCGACGACTACCAGGTCACCATCCGCGTCGACGGCCCCAAGCACGCGACCGAGGACCGGTACCCCGAGCTGCACGAGACGTTCGAGATCGACCTGTCCTCGCTCGACGAGGCGACCCGGGCCAAGACGCTGCTGCTGGCCCAGCGCTCGATCGACCGCTCCTGCACCGTCGCCAACACGCTGGTCGCGGGCGCCGTGGTGCCGCCGGCCGAGTTCGTGCCGCCCGCCGAGCAGCCCGGGCGCGTCGAGCCCGCCGAGCCCGGAGCCTGACCGTGACCCTCCCCGACGACGTCGGCCCGCCCCGCGCGGAGGCCTCCCGCTGGGAGGCCTACCACCCGACGTCGGTGCTGGACTCGCTGCTCGACAAGGCGGTGACCATCCCGTCGGCGACCATCCGCAAGCACGTCGACGCGCTGCGCCGTCGCAACCCCGAGGCGTCGCCCGCGCAGATCGTCCAACTGCTCGAGAAGGAGTACCTGCGCGTCGTCGCCGCGGCGGGTGGCGCCGTCGGGGCGGCCGCGGCGGTACCCGCGGTCGGCACGGGCACGGGCGTCGCGCTCACGTCCGCGGACATCGCGACCTTCTTTGCGGCGTCGGCGGCGTTCTCGCTCGCCGTCGCCGAGGTGCACGACGTCCGGTCCGACGACGTCGCCCGCCGCCGCGCGCTGCTGCTCGCCAGCGTGCTGGGCGCCAAGGGGGCCCAGGACGTCGAGTCGGCGGTCGGCGGCTCGACGACGGCGTGGGGCAAGGTGCTGCTGACGACGATGCCGCAGGGCTCGGTGCGCAAGGTCAACCGCGCCCTGACCAACCGGTTCCTCAAGCGGCAGCTCGCCAAACACGGCACGCTCGCCCTCGGTCGGCTCGTCCCCTTCGGCGTCGGCGCCATCGTCGGGGTCGCGGGAGCCCGAGCGCTGGGCCACGGCGTCATCGCCCAATCCCGCCGCGCCTTCGGCCCACCCCCACAGACCCTCCCGAACCCGCTCCTCCCCCCACCCGCGCTCTGAACGCCGATTTGGGACCCTGACGGTCCGGTTATGAGGCGCATCACCGGACCGTCAGGGTCCCAAACCGTCCAGCCGTCAGGCGCCTGGGTCGTCCCAGAACGTGGGGGCTGTCGGTGTGGGGAGCTCGGCGTTCGCGAGGGCGGTCTCGCGTTGCTGGATGGCGAGCTCGCGCTCGCGCAGCACGGCCTCCCGCGCCTGCAGCGCCGCATCCTGAAGGCCTGACGCGGCGACGGCGGTCGCCCCCAGCGCCGACGTCGGAACCTCGAACACCCGTGTGCGCGGGCGCCGGAACGTGGCGACCACCAGGTACGTGCCCAGCGCGAGGACCGTCACCGCGATCGCGAGCGAGATGTGGTCGGCGGTCCACGCCCGCGCGTAGCCGAGCCACGGCACCTTG is a window from the Xylanimonas ulmi genome containing:
- a CDS encoding signal peptidase I is translated as MPRTRRRAARPGAPHVTCSRRRTHPWLRATRCTAAALLWTAVAAVVGVAVLVFVIPQARAGSGLTILSGSMRPAIDPGDVVAVRGIKPHQVCDGTVAVGDVVTFMPHTDDAALVTHRVVAIHTDPVAPDGYADRTYESCAFTTRGDANTVDDATLPARAMKGVVMYRVPKVGYAINAIQTHGHLRQVAIGVSAALGLAAVWFAVGWRRPEPEPEPEYYL
- a CDS encoding signal peptidase I; translation: MATLAVVAALWPAQWGGFLSLTIVSGPSMTPAYQSGDLVIGLRREANMGDVVVYRPDGIEASVVHRVVSGDTDSGWVTRGDHNDWDDPWLATSENTLGVVQWRLPHVSRFVPSGGMLPIGMACLIGAVLLMPGREVTTVTTSSDEVDDAAEYHI
- a CDS encoding class F sortase, which produces MQSVAPISHQRRARRRGSLIALLIVGIVAVGIAVVELTLNRGVEAEPVATPPAVVATPTPSHEPVEEPEPIHAATPLELHIPSLSVHAEIEVFTDAMVAAGDGWIDPTTADIVSWWQGGGTPSFPAENTVYLYGHVSRLPAVFNDLHTVEPGALITVMTEAGSIDYDVEKVLEPILMTALPDDPRVNAAVPGRLVLIGCYREEDQGRRPTTHNLVVIAQQVGV
- a CDS encoding dihydrofolate reductase, which produces MIALIWAQARDAAGRPVIGASGAIPWHVPEDFARFKRLTSGHPVVMGRLTWESLPPRSRPLPGRTNVVVTRQAGWSDDGAIAAGSLEEALALAAEAPGGETVWVIGGGQIYRQALDGGRVGRVEVTDVDVEVVGDAYAPVLDQAVWRLAEPGEFDDAGDARWRESAKDGAPDYRWWSLLPLTAPPGG
- a CDS encoding thymidylate synthase, encoding MVTPTPYEDLLSDVLANGAHKDDRTGTGTTSVFGRQIRYDLSQGFPLITTKRVHLKSVVYELLWFLRGESNVRWLQEHGVSIWDEWASPSGELGPVYGVQWRSWPTPDGAHVDQIAQVVEQIRANPDSRRLIVSAWNVAEIANMALPPCHLLFQFYVADGRLSCQLYQRSADLFLGVPFNIASYALLTHLVAAQTGLEVGEFVWTGGDCHIYDNHLDQVREQLSREPYPYPRLALAPRASIFDYEYDDVEVLGYQHHPAIKAPVAV
- a CDS encoding class F sortase produces the protein MGLVLTTAGASETWREREVEVAQPTPPVAAPTPDPEPEPDPEPEPERSVVPAATPTRVLIPSIGVDAPIEVYTDTMVAAAGGWIDPSTADVVSWWQGGGTPSSEPDNTVYLYGHVSRLEAVFNALHTVTPGTVVTVVTELGAIDYEVQEILEPIDKQALPYDERVNASIPGRLVLIGCFREPDQGRRPTTHNTVVIAQQTGMG
- a CDS encoding OsmC family protein translates to MTEQNAQHSLALGAEPAADDVAPMSPVPTDPLWVERNGTRTYTGFSGRGARVDIGPASAGAVFTPGELLKIALAACAGMSSDVKLARALGDDYQVTIRVDGPKHATEDRYPELHETFEIDLSSLDEATRAKTLLLAQRSIDRSCTVANTLVAGAVVPPAEFVPPAEQPGRVEPAEPGA